Below is a genomic region from Streptomyces sp. RPA4-2.
CCTGATCTACCCCGGCTCAAGCCTCGCCGAGCTTCTCCAGGAAGCGCTCCCCGAAACACGCGTCGTCAAGACACTCAACACCATGCTCTTCCCGGTGATGACGGCGCCGGCCATACTCACCCAGGCGCCCGACGCCTTCCTCTCCGGCGACGACCCGCAGGCCAAGCAGACCGTCCGCGAACTGCTCACCAACCTCGGCTGGCGGAAGGAGTGGATCACTGATCTCGGCGGGATCCAGACCGCCCGCGCGACGGAAGCCGCGATCCTGTTCGTACCGCACGTGATCCGGTCCAGCGGGTTCGCGCCCTTCGCGATCTCGATCGCCCGCTGATCCGCATACAGTGCGGAGAACAACGTGGGATTTGAGGCGGTTTCCCGTCGCTGGGTTCGCTCCGCGGAACGTGGAGGTTTGCCATCACGGCCCCGAAGCCGTCGCGTCAGCCGATGTCGGCACAAGTGTCGGCCGCTGCCCGGACCATGGTGAGAATCCGTTCCCAGGTGCCGTCCACGGCCCACCTGATCAGCCGTGATCGAGCGGTCTTGAACGAGCCGAGCTCGACCGGCAGGTCGCGCCAGGGCGAGCAGGCGCGGTATGTCCGTGCGATGGCCCGCGAGCAGCTGCCGCAGACGTCCCCGACGCCCCAGGCCGCACCGGTCTCCCCGGCCGGGTCGTCGCGGCCGAACGCGTGATCGAGCTGCCGCAGGGCGCGTGCGGACAGCCGGTCGTCGGCGCGCAGGAGCGGGCGACGTCAGCGCGAGATCCGGGAAGAGAGTGGAACGCTGCGGGAAGGCAGGGGTCTTCCCGCAGCGCTCAGGCTCCGTCCGGTCTACTTACTTCGCCTCGGTCTCGGCCGGGTCCTTGGTGAAGGCCGCGGCCGTGGTGCGCAGCGGCACCTCCTTGATGAAGAAGGCCAGTATGAAGGCGCCTACCAGCACCACGGCGCCGACCAGGAACGCCACGGTGACCGCGTTCGTGAAGCCGACCTTGAAGGGGTGGGCGAGGACCGGGTCGAGGTGGCTCAGGAAGGACGTGTCGTTGAGGGTGCCCGCCGAGCCGGAGGACGCGGAAGTGAGCGTCTTGAGCTGGTCGGGGTGGGCCTGGGCCGCGGCCTGGAAGGCGGCTGTGCCGCGTGCGTCGGCGAAGGCGTCGCTGATCTTGCCGCCCACCACGGAGTAGACGATCGACAGGAACACGGCGACACCCGCCGTACCGCCCATCTGCCGGAAGAACGTGGTGGACGAGGTGGCGACGCCGATGTCGCGCGGCGGCACGGCGTTCTGCATGGCCAGCACGATGGTCTGCATGTTCAGACCCAGGCCGGCGCCGACCACGAACATCGAGATGTCGGCGTAGAAGAGACCGCTGTCGGCCGACAGCCGCCACAGCATGAGCATGCCGATGACAAGCAGTCCGCCACCGATGATCGGGAAGATCTTGTACCGGCCGGTGCGCGAGGTGATCTGGCCCGCGACGACGGAGAGCGCCATGATGCCCAGCACCAGCGGGAGGGTCAGCAGACCCGCCTTGGTCGGGGAGTTGCCCTTGACGAGCTGGAGGTAGAGCGGCAGCAGGGTGATTCCGCCGAACATGCCGATACCGATGATCATCGACTGGGCGGCCCCGACGGCGAACACGCCGTTACGGAAGAGCCGCATCGGCAGCAGCGCGTCCTCTCCGGCCCGGTGCTCGGCGAACAGGAAGCTGACGATGCCGAGGACGCCGATGACGTAGCAGGCGAGCGAGGAGGTGGAACCCCAGCCCCACGTCCTGCCCTGTTCCGCGACGATCAGCAGGGGCACCAGTGCGACCATGAGCGAGATGGCGCCCGCGAAGTCGATGCGGTGCTCGCGCCGGTTGTGCTCGAGGTGGAGGACCTTGGCCACCACGATCAGCGCGACGATGCCGATCGGGACGTTGATGAGGAAGATCCAGCGCCAGCCGTCGATGCCGAGCAGGGTGTTCTGGCCGGCCAGCGCGCCGCCGACAACCGGGCCGAGCACGCTTGACGTGCCGAAGACGGCCATGAAGTAACCCTGGTACTTCGCCCGTTCACGCGGCGCGATGATGTCGCCGATGATCGCGAAGGCGAGGGAGAACAGACCGCCGGCGCCTATGCCCTGGAAGGCGCGGAACGCGGCCAGCATGTACATCGAGGTGGAGAGTGTGCAGAGCGCCGAGCCGGTGATGAACACCGCGATGGCGAAGAGGAAGAAGGGCTTACGCCCGTACTGGTCGGACAGCTTGCCGTACATCGGCGTGGCGATCGTCGAGGTGATGAGGAACGCGGTGGTCACCCATGCTTGCGCGGTCAGCCCGTTGAGGCTTTCACCGATCCTGTAGATCGCGGTCGAGACGACGGTCTGGTCCAGGGCCGCCAGGAACATCCCGAGCAGCAGGCCGGACAGGATCACCATGATCTGCCGGTGGGTGTAGCCGGTTCTCGGCGCTTCCCCTGTACCGGCCGAGCCGGTATCGGCGGACGCGGCGCTGGTGGAACTCATGCGGTGGTCTCCTTTTGGCTCACCGGGGGACGGAAGCCCTTCCAGTCCTTGGCTGCGAGCGCGGTTTTGTACGTTTCAAAGTCGTCGATAAAGCGCACCAGCAGTGCGGCCAACCTCTCGCGGTCCTGGTTGTCCCATCCGTGGAGCATTTCCTCGAAATGCGTGTCGCGTGACCGTGTCCGGTCGGCGACGGAGCGCCGGGCCCTGTCGGTGGCCACCAGCTGGCAGGCGCGCCCGTCAGCTGGGTCGGAGCGTCTTTCGAGGAAGCCGTCACGTACGAGTTGTGCCGCATGACGGCTCACCGTGGAGGGATCGGACTCGACCAGCTCCGCCAGCTTCTTGACGCGCATGGGCCCGTTTTTCACCAGTACGCTCATCAGGATCTGGACCGACCAGTCGACGTCGTCACGAGCGCGGTCCAGCAACTGAGCGCGCGTGCGGATGAACATCCGCATAAGGCGGTCGACGCCCTCGGCGAGTTGCCGGATGGGCTCATGGCCCTCGGACTCCCCGGGTGACGTGCCGTGATCCCCGTCCGGGGGCAGATTGCCCATGCCCGTACCTCTCATGGCCTCACCAAGCAGTTGCATGTGTCGCGCAACTATATATCGTCGGCAGGGCGCCGAAGCCGGGGTGGGCGAGATGCGCCGGCCGGAGAAGGCTGGGGCGTGTGGACGCAGGGTGGAACCTTGATCGATCCGGCGAGCCCCGCCTGACATCGACCGCCGTCGTGGCGCCGCCCGACTCCTCCATGAAGGTGGCCGCCGGCTTCCGGCTTCGAGCCTGCCGGTGAAACGGATGGGCTGACGGCGCGGTACGAAGCTGATGCGCATGCGGCGGCATTGTGGGAACGTAGATATATCTGGCCCGCCGCGCTCCCCCCCAGCGACGGGCCAGGTGCGTGCCCGGTCTGCCGGAGAGAGTGACGGCGAGGGGGCCGCCGGGGCAGTCGGCGAGATACTCGGCGAGCGCGGCCCGTCCGGTAGGGCCGGCGCGAGGCGGTGGCGGATCTTGCGACGGCATCTGAGCGATAAATGAGCAGGAGCCGGGATGCGCGCTGTGTTCGCCAGGCGGGCGACCCGGGCGGCGACCTTTGCCGCAGCCCGCCCAGGCGTCCGACTCGAGCCACCTGATCTGGCGTCTTCGTGATCGGGACGTCGGCAGCGCCGGACCGCGTGGATCATGAACAGGCCCGTGCGTCCACGGTGGCAGGCGTTGCGGTGCTCTCGGGGGCAGCTTGTACCAGTGGTCGCGCCGAAGGGCGGGAACCTTCTCAAGGCTCACCGCCCACCGTCGCCTCGAGCGTGACTACGAGACCAGGACCTGCCGCCCCATCAGGTTGGATAAGGCCCATTCTGCAGATCGACTGTCAGCAGGTCCCGATTTGTCCCGCCATCCGGCGGAGGTCACCGCACGGTAGGTCCCGCTACCAGGACGTCATGGGCTGCGTGATCTGCCCGGTCCGGTACCCCGAGGGGATCGTGAACACGAACTCCCTGGGGTCGGCGTGCGCGCTCTCCAGCTTGTCGGGCACGCTGTGGTAGCCGAGCGCGTAGAAGTTCCGGCTCGGGTCCCAGGTGTTGTAGCAGTAGATCGAGTTGCGCTTTATGGCCATGTGGTTCGACGGGATGTTCAGCACGTACGCGGCGCCGTTGGCCCGCTTGCTCGTCGGAATGTCGTAGGCGTAGACGTAGTTGAACCGTACGTCCGTCAACACGCCCTCATTCATGAGGAGATATGCGGCGTCAGAGATGGCCTTGTGGGTGTCGGTGACCTCGAGCCAGCCGGCGGTGAACTTGTGCGAGGCGCCCGGGTACTGCTGCGCGAGGGCCTTGATCTTCGCCTTGACCTTGTT
It encodes:
- a CDS encoding NADPH-dependent F420 reductase, whose translation is MTTIAVLGNGRVGGNLATALTRAGHEVTVADRAPGAAADAARTAQIVINATPGAGSLDRLVVLREELRGKILVDVSNATVDGPGGLPADLIYPGSSLAELLQEALPETRVVKTLNTMLFPVMTAPAILTQAPDAFLSGDDPQAKQTVRELLTNLGWRKEWITDLGGIQTARATEAAILFVPHVIRSSGFAPFAISIAR
- a CDS encoding MarR family winged helix-turn-helix transcriptional regulator, giving the protein MGNLPPDGDHGTSPGESEGHEPIRQLAEGVDRLMRMFIRTRAQLLDRARDDVDWSVQILMSVLVKNGPMRVKKLAELVESDPSTVSRHAAQLVRDGFLERRSDPADGRACQLVATDRARRSVADRTRSRDTHFEEMLHGWDNQDRERLAALLVRFIDDFETYKTALAAKDWKGFRPPVSQKETTA
- a CDS encoding MDR family MFS transporter encodes the protein MSSTSAASADTGSAGTGEAPRTGYTHRQIMVILSGLLLGMFLAALDQTVVSTAIYRIGESLNGLTAQAWVTTAFLITSTIATPMYGKLSDQYGRKPFFLFAIAVFITGSALCTLSTSMYMLAAFRAFQGIGAGGLFSLAFAIIGDIIAPRERAKYQGYFMAVFGTSSVLGPVVGGALAGQNTLLGIDGWRWIFLINVPIGIVALIVVAKVLHLEHNRREHRIDFAGAISLMVALVPLLIVAEQGRTWGWGSTSSLACYVIGVLGIVSFLFAEHRAGEDALLPMRLFRNGVFAVGAAQSMIIGIGMFGGITLLPLYLQLVKGNSPTKAGLLTLPLVLGIMALSVVAGQITSRTGRYKIFPIIGGGLLVIGMLMLWRLSADSGLFYADISMFVVGAGLGLNMQTIVLAMQNAVPPRDIGVATSSTTFFRQMGGTAGVAVFLSIVYSVVGGKISDAFADARGTAAFQAAAQAHPDQLKTLTSASSGSAGTLNDTSFLSHLDPVLAHPFKVGFTNAVTVAFLVGAVVLVGAFILAFFIKEVPLRTTAAAFTKDPAETEAK